A section of the Aricia agestis chromosome 4, ilAriAges1.1, whole genome shotgun sequence genome encodes:
- the LOC121726474 gene encoding uncharacterized protein LOC121726474, giving the protein MGLENMRRWPMYIVFAVCILLTLSLFNSWTLENELQNRIAELRTQLTECSRQQTTCMEESLRYQQQIDTYNTKVVDLEGNKKQLASDMREYKIKLMKSETQANRTYVDLEICKTELQSLKNLQLSKAATLETLRLEKATLTSQLDERKQKIEELEKEVTRLKSALTTKSAPNPPAPSKMTPAAEPPRLSPPLNNIPMNEPLGPENDAKEDIDEPSAMNDGPDFE; this is encoded by the coding sequence ATGGGACTAGAAAACATGCGTCGCTGGCCTATGTATATTGTTTTTGCAGTATGCATTCTACTTACCCTTTCACTTTTTAACAGTTGGACTTTAGAGAATGAATTACAAAATCGAATAGCCGAGCTAAGAACGCAGCTAACGGAATGCTCCAGACAACAGACCACTTGTATGGAAGAATCGCTGCGGTACCAACAACAAATTGATACCTACAACACAAAAGTTGTTGACCTAGAAGGAAACAAAAAACAACTCGCCTCAGACATGAGGGAGTACAAAATCAAGTTAATGAAATCTGAAACCCAAGCGAACAGAACGTACGTAGATCTCGAAATATGCAAAACGGAGTTACAGTCTCTCAAAAACTTACAACTCAGTAAGGCGGCGACGTTAGAGACTCTGAGATTAGAGAAAGCGACCCTCACATCCCAACTCGACGAACGGAAGCAGAAGATTGAGGAGCTAGAGAAAGAAGTGACAAGACTGAAGTCAGCTTTGACAACCAAGAGTGCCCCCAATCCTCCTGCACCTTCCAAGATGACTCCGGCTGCGGAACCTCCGAGACTGAGCCCACCTCTGAACAATATTCCGATGAATGAACCCTTAGGCCCAGAGAATGATGCTAAGGAGGACATAGATGAGCCCAGTGCTATGAATGATGGCCCAGATTTTGAGTGA